In Mariluticola halotolerans, one DNA window encodes the following:
- a CDS encoding ABC transporter ATP-binding protein, which yields MAGISLRKIRKSFGALTVVHDIDLEIADKEFIILVGPSGCGKSTTLRMIAGLEEVTRGDLIIGDEIVNDVPSKDRDIAMVFQNYALYPHLTVYKNMAFGLELRRSPRALIEQKVNEAAEILDIKHLLNRKPKALSGGQRQRVALGRAMVRNPEVFLLDEPLSNLDAKLRSTMRSEITKLHRRLDATFIYVTHDQVEAMTMADRIVVMRDGHIMQVATPQTLYDKPANMFVAGFIGAPPMNFLTVKIVKTETGFVADLAGTKLPLPATIDDAALAAYEGSNCVMGIRPEHFHEAQPVDVDATKLAPLDIAIDLAEPMGAEVHLNGALHGHDIIARVSPRCVARAGDRVQLFADFSAAHLFDKDTEQTLTV from the coding sequence ATGGCCGGTATTTCACTTCGGAAAATTCGCAAAAGCTTTGGCGCGCTTACTGTCGTGCATGACATAGATCTGGAGATCGCGGACAAGGAATTCATCATTCTTGTGGGGCCGTCCGGCTGCGGCAAATCAACAACCCTGCGCATGATTGCCGGGCTGGAAGAGGTGACCAGAGGTGATCTGATCATTGGTGACGAGATCGTCAATGACGTCCCATCCAAGGACCGGGATATCGCCATGGTTTTCCAAAACTATGCGCTCTATCCGCATCTGACGGTTTATAAAAATATGGCCTTTGGCTTGGAATTGCGCCGGTCGCCGCGTGCGCTGATCGAGCAAAAGGTCAATGAAGCCGCGGAAATTCTCGACATCAAACATCTGCTTAACCGAAAGCCGAAAGCGCTTTCGGGCGGACAAAGACAGCGCGTGGCGCTGGGGCGGGCGATGGTGCGCAATCCAGAAGTGTTCTTGCTGGATGAACCCTTGTCCAATCTTGATGCAAAGCTGCGTTCTACGATGCGTTCGGAGATCACCAAGCTGCATCGCCGGCTGGATGCGACCTTCATCTATGTGACCCATGACCAGGTGGAAGCCATGACCATGGCGGACCGGATCGTGGTCATGCGGGACGGGCACATCATGCAGGTTGCGACCCCGCAGACGCTTTACGACAAGCCAGCGAACATGTTTGTCGCCGGGTTTATTGGTGCGCCGCCGATGAATTTTCTGACGGTCAAGATCGTCAAGACAGAAACGGGTTTTGTCGCCGATCTGGCGGGGACGAAACTGCCGCTGCCAGCAACGATCGATGACGCCGCACTTGCAGCCTATGAGGGTAGCAATTGCGTGATGGGGATCCGCCCGGAACATTTCCACGAGGCCCAGCCTGTGGACGTGGATGCCACAAAACTTGCGCCACTGGATATCGCGATTGATCTCGCTGAACCGATGGGCGCGGAGGTGCATTTAAACGGCGCCTTGCACGGCCACGATATCATCGCGCGGGTTTCCCCGCGCTGTGTCGCCAGGGCGGGTGACCGGGTTCAACTCTTCGCTGATTTTTCTGCTGCACACCTGTTTGACAAGGATACGGAACAAACCCTGACGGTTTGA
- the thiO gene encoding glycine oxidase ThiO encodes MAEVTIIGAGVAGLCVARVLADRGVRLRVIERGDGIGPHACSWWAGGMLAPFCEGESAEEPVVRLGQEAAGWWNRHTGAVTQAGSLVVAHGRDRADLRRFARRTSHFSGAGNAEIAALEPDLAARFSDGLFFADEAHLTPRLALQTLRENLLRDGVAFSVETADPAALAVDGVVVDCRGFAARDRLSNLRGVKGETVVLRCPDVSLSRPVRLLHPRMPLYVVPRGNGVFMLGATMIESDARKHASARSLLELLSAAYALHPAFGEAEVLEIGVDARPAFSDNMPRIGRQGNLLHLNGLYRHGFLLAPAMARMMADLILDDVKPELFDEHNA; translated from the coding sequence ATGGCAGAGGTCACGATCATCGGGGCCGGTGTGGCCGGACTTTGTGTTGCGCGCGTGCTTGCTGATCGCGGTGTCCGCCTGCGCGTGATTGAGCGCGGCGACGGCATTGGGCCGCATGCCTGTTCATGGTGGGCGGGCGGTATGCTGGCCCCTTTTTGCGAAGGTGAGAGCGCCGAGGAGCCGGTGGTCCGTCTGGGGCAGGAAGCTGCGGGATGGTGGAACCGGCACACCGGCGCGGTTACCCAGGCCGGGTCTCTCGTCGTAGCGCACGGGCGCGACCGGGCTGATTTGCGCCGCTTCGCGCGGCGGACTTCTCACTTCAGCGGAGCGGGGAATGCTGAAATCGCGGCATTGGAGCCGGACCTTGCGGCGCGCTTCTCGGATGGACTTTTCTTTGCCGATGAAGCGCATTTAACGCCGCGTCTGGCGTTGCAGACGCTGCGGGAAAATCTTTTGCGGGACGGGGTGGCTTTTTCGGTTGAGACGGCGGATCCGGCTGCGCTGGCAGTCGACGGGGTGGTCGTCGATTGCCGCGGATTTGCGGCGCGTGACAGGCTTTCAAACCTGCGCGGTGTCAAAGGCGAAACGGTGGTTTTGCGTTGCCCCGATGTTTCCTTGTCGCGCCCCGTCCGCCTGCTGCATCCCCGCATGCCGCTTTATGTGGTGCCGCGTGGGAATGGGGTGTTCATGCTGGGGGCGACGATGATTGAAAGCGATGCGCGCAAGCATGCCTCGGCGCGGTCCTTGCTCGAATTGCTTAGTGCCGCCTATGCGTTGCACCCGGCCTTTGGTGAGGCGGAAGTGCTGGAAATCGGTGTCGATGCACGCCCTGCATTTTCCGACAACATGCCCCGCATCGGGCGGCAGGGAAACCTGCTGCATCTCAATGGCCTTTACCGGCACGGGTTTCTGCTGGCACCGGCCATGGCGCGCATGATGGCCGACCTGATCCTTGATGATGTCAAACCGGAGTTGTTCGATGAACATAACGCTTAA
- the thiD gene encoding bifunctional hydroxymethylpyrimidine kinase/phosphomethylpyrimidine kinase, with protein sequence MRTDVKDRSAKSPIALTIAGSDSGGGAGIQADLKTFSAHAVFGASVITAITAQNTRAVTAVHEVPAAIVEAQLLAVLDDLEVGAIKIGMLFSPAIIHAVAHCLEATSIPVVLDPVMIAKSGDTLLQADAVAAITAALFAQTEILTPNLPEAGRLLGADPATHPDEMIEQAAALLALGPKAVLLKGGHGIGPVCTDLLLCRDQAPIWLEAERRDTKNTHGTGCTYSAAIAAGLAKGLSLAQAVREAHAYLQAAIAAADQLHVGSGHGPVHHFHAVWR encoded by the coding sequence ATGAGGACGGACGTGAAAGACAGAAGTGCCAAATCTCCCATTGCCCTGACAATTGCCGGTTCTGACAGCGGCGGCGGGGCGGGCATTCAGGCAGACCTCAAAACTTTCAGTGCCCATGCGGTGTTCGGTGCCAGTGTGATCACGGCCATTACCGCGCAAAACACGCGTGCCGTTACGGCTGTGCACGAGGTGCCTGCGGCTATCGTTGAGGCACAGCTTTTGGCGGTCCTCGATGATCTCGAGGTGGGCGCGATCAAGATTGGCATGCTGTTTTCGCCAGCGATTATCCACGCTGTTGCGCACTGCCTTGAAGCCACCTCTATCCCCGTCGTGCTTGACCCCGTGATGATTGCGAAATCGGGGGACACGCTGTTGCAAGCCGATGCGGTGGCCGCGATCACGGCGGCGCTGTTTGCCCAAACGGAGATTCTCACCCCGAACCTGCCGGAAGCGGGGCGTTTGCTGGGGGCTGACCCGGCAACGCACCCTGATGAAATGATTGAACAGGCGGCAGCGCTTTTGGCGTTGGGGCCGAAGGCGGTGTTGCTGAAAGGGGGGCACGGGATTGGGCCGGTTTGTACCGACCTGTTGCTCTGCCGCGATCAGGCGCCGATCTGGCTTGAGGCTGAACGGCGGGATACCAAAAACACGCACGGTACCGGCTGCACCTATTCTGCAGCGATTGCTGCGGGCCTCGCAAAGGGCCTGTCCTTGGCGCAGGCCGTGCGGGAGGCGCACGCGTATTTGCAAGCGGCGATTGCAGCGGCGGATCAACTTCATGTCGGGTCCGGGCATGGGCCGGTACATCATTTCCATGCGGTTTGGCGCTGA
- a CDS encoding thiazole synthase encodes MRPFYGTQLANGLMLGTAQYPSPSILADAFRRSGAGVATVSLRRESGRERAGQDFWALIRDLGVPVLPNTAGCHSVKEAVTTAHMARELFGTKWIKLEVIGEEDTLQPDVFGLVEAARILAEDGFEVFPYTTEDLVVADRLLQAGCEVLMPWGAPIGSGMGLNNLFGLRAMRAHFPDVPLVIDAGIGLPSQAARAMELGFDAVLLNTAVAKAGDPAAMAEAFAIAIRAGQMAAEADPMEPRDMAVPSTPLIGKAFL; translated from the coding sequence ATGCGTCCCTTTTATGGCACCCAATTGGCCAATGGCCTGATGCTGGGCACGGCGCAATACCCATCCCCATCCATTCTCGCTGATGCGTTCCGCCGCAGCGGGGCCGGGGTGGCGACCGTTTCGTTGCGCCGCGAGAGTGGGCGCGAACGGGCGGGTCAGGATTTCTGGGCGCTGATCCGAGATCTTGGTGTGCCGGTATTACCGAATACGGCGGGGTGTCACAGCGTTAAAGAAGCGGTGACGACGGCGCATATGGCGCGTGAACTGTTTGGCACAAAATGGATCAAGCTGGAGGTGATCGGCGAGGAAGATACGCTTCAGCCGGATGTGTTCGGTCTGGTGGAAGCGGCGCGGATTCTCGCTGAAGACGGGTTTGAGGTGTTTCCCTATACCACCGAGGATCTGGTGGTGGCCGACCGGCTTTTGCAAGCAGGGTGTGAGGTGTTGATGCCCTGGGGCGCACCGATCGGTTCGGGCATGGGGCTTAACAATCTTTTTGGGCTGCGCGCCATGCGGGCGCATTTTCCGGATGTGCCGCTGGTGATCGATGCGGGCATTGGCCTGCCTTCGCAGGCTGCCCGGGCGATGGAACTGGGCTTTGATGCTGTGCTGTTGAACACGGCGGTGGCCAAGGCGGGTGATCCCGCAGCGATGGCCGAGGCTTTCGCAATAGCGATCCGGGCCGGGCAGATGGCGGCAGAGGCTGATCCAATGGAGCCGCGCGACATGGCGGTGCCCTCGACACCCCTCATCGGGAAGGCATTTCTTTGA
- a CDS encoding thiamine phosphate synthase: MMKLDPFYPIFDSTDWLKRLLPLGIKLVQLRIKDADPAVLQREIRLARDLCAASDCTLVVNDYWEMAIDAGCDFVHLGQEDLDTADIAAIRRADIRLGLSTHDHAELDRALSFAPDYIALGPVYPTILKKMKWHQQGLEKLTEWKGLIGGIPLVAIGGMRVDRAEGAFAAGADIVSVVTDITLNSDPETQVKRWRDVTRPVQ; this comes from the coding sequence TTGATGAAGCTTGATCCATTTTACCCGATTTTTGACAGTACCGACTGGCTGAAGCGGCTTTTGCCGCTGGGCATCAAGCTTGTGCAATTGCGTATCAAGGATGCCGATCCAGCAGTCTTGCAGCGCGAAATCCGCCTGGCGCGTGACCTGTGCGCGGCGTCAGATTGCACCCTGGTGGTGAATGATTACTGGGAAATGGCGATAGATGCCGGATGTGATTTTGTGCATCTGGGGCAGGAAGATCTCGATACGGCTGACATTGCTGCGATCCGTCGGGCCGATATCCGTCTGGGGCTAAGCACCCATGATCATGCTGAACTGGACCGGGCGCTGTCGTTCGCCCCCGATTATATTGCGCTTGGTCCGGTTTACCCCACCATTCTCAAGAAGATGAAATGGCACCAGCAGGGGCTGGAAAAGCTGACGGAATGGAAGGGACTAATCGGCGGCATACCGCTTGTCGCCATCGGGGGCATGCGCGTTGACCGGGCAGAAGGTGCCTTTGCGGCGGGGGCGGATATTGTTTCGGTTGTCACCGATATCACCCTTAATTCTGACCCTGAGACGCAGGTGAAACGCTGGCGCGATGTGACGAGGCCTGTCCAATGA
- the thiS gene encoding sulfur carrier protein ThiS, protein MNITLNGAACETAATDLAAALVELGFADAVVATAVNGAFVPAAARGDFQLNSGDQIEVLAPMQGG, encoded by the coding sequence ATGAACATAACGCTTAACGGTGCTGCTTGCGAAACGGCTGCGACAGATCTCGCCGCCGCTTTGGTTGAACTGGGGTTTGCCGACGCTGTCGTTGCCACCGCTGTCAACGGGGCTTTCGTGCCGGCTGCGGCGCGGGGCGATTTCCAGCTTAATTCTGGCGACCAGATTGAAGTTCTCGCTCCAATGCAGGGAGGTTAG
- a CDS encoding DUF2264 domain-containing protein, with product MELFEPLLPHFSPSGARVRLSAMSAHFDTAAAELEGFARPLWGIVPLVAGGGQFAHWDMLRRGLDNGTNPAHPDYWGDVGAIDQRQVEMAAIGYALRLARADIWDPLDDEAKQRVSQYLLSARDKAYVNSNWKFFRILVDIGLRHCGVAVDAASHDSYLEDIDGFYMDAGWYRDGPIRSADHYIPFAFHYYGLLYSVLAGDASRGAIYRARAETFAQTVQHWYAADGAALPFGRSLTYRFAHAGFWGALAFANLEALPWGLIKGYYLRNLRWWAGQPMFERDGVLSVGYAYPNLLLSEGYNSAASPYWAMKAFLPLALPDDHPFWTAEEVMPTRETTPVVLTEPGMVMQHLPGHSVALTSGQYYARWRGTAEKYAKFAYSTRYGFSVEANDRHFDSAACDNALAFSVDGQHFNAREECEKAEIADDILCSEWRIFDSIKVTSWIIPQGLWHYRVHEIVTDKAVRICEGGFGVAKPEFKAWEETAETNLAEVRTHADVSTIVGYDGRAGGVLSPFSNTNVMFGRTLVPQLRDALAPGRHILCSAIYAGPGGDQKQLAAPPPPPSTDALRALFKARGLRVPVHAK from the coding sequence ATGGAACTTTTTGAGCCGCTATTGCCTCATTTCTCGCCCTCAGGTGCGCGGGTGCGATTGAGTGCGATGTCCGCACATTTTGATACGGCGGCGGCCGAGCTTGAAGGGTTTGCGCGACCGCTTTGGGGTATTGTTCCGTTAGTGGCCGGAGGTGGCCAATTCGCGCATTGGGATATGCTTCGACGGGGGCTGGACAATGGAACCAACCCCGCACATCCAGATTACTGGGGCGATGTTGGTGCTATCGATCAAAGACAAGTGGAGATGGCGGCGATTGGCTATGCGCTGCGTTTGGCGCGGGCCGATATTTGGGATCCGCTGGACGACGAGGCGAAACAGCGTGTTTCTCAATATTTGCTGTCGGCCCGGGACAAGGCCTACGTCAATAGCAACTGGAAGTTCTTCCGCATTCTGGTCGACATCGGGCTGCGTCATTGCGGTGTTGCCGTGGATGCGGCCAGCCATGACAGCTATCTTGAAGACATAGACGGCTTTTATATGGATGCGGGTTGGTATCGCGATGGGCCAATTCGTTCCGCGGACCACTATATTCCGTTCGCGTTTCACTATTACGGGTTGCTCTATTCGGTGCTTGCGGGCGATGCATCGCGTGGGGCCATCTATCGTGCCCGCGCCGAGACCTTTGCGCAAACGGTGCAGCATTGGTATGCCGCAGATGGCGCAGCGCTGCCTTTCGGACGCAGTCTGACTTATCGATTTGCCCATGCCGGTTTTTGGGGCGCGCTGGCTTTTGCCAATCTTGAGGCGCTGCCCTGGGGCCTGATCAAAGGCTATTACCTGCGTAATCTCCGCTGGTGGGCGGGGCAGCCGATGTTCGAGCGCGACGGGGTATTGTCGGTGGGCTATGCGTATCCCAACCTTCTGCTGAGCGAGGGCTATAATTCTGCTGCATCACCCTATTGGGCCATGAAGGCGTTTCTACCGCTCGCCCTGCCTGACGATCATCCGTTCTGGACTGCGGAAGAAGTCATGCCGACGCGGGAGACGACACCTGTTGTTTTAACTGAACCCGGCATGGTCATGCAGCACCTGCCAGGTCATTCTGTGGCACTCACGTCAGGGCAGTATTACGCCCGCTGGCGCGGTACTGCCGAGAAGTATGCAAAGTTTGCCTATTCCACCCGATACGGTTTTTCGGTTGAGGCCAATGATCGGCATTTTGACAGCGCTGCCTGCGATAACGCGCTGGCATTTTCGGTTGATGGGCAGCATTTCAACGCACGAGAAGAATGTGAGAAAGCGGAAATTGCTGACGATATCCTTTGTTCGGAATGGCGGATTTTCGATTCTATCAAGGTGACCAGCTGGATCATACCGCAGGGTCTTTGGCATTATCGCGTGCATGAAATTGTAACGGACAAGGCAGTTCGGATCTGCGAAGGCGGGTTTGGGGTTGCCAAGCCAGAGTTCAAGGCATGGGAGGAGACCGCCGAGACTAATTTGGCCGAGGTGCGCACGCATGCCGATGTGAGCACGATAGTTGGATATGACGGGCGAGCAGGCGGCGTGCTCAGCCCGTTCAGCAACACAAATGTGATGTTCGGGCGGACGTTGGTGCCTCAATTGCGTGATGCGCTTGCCCCCGGCCGACACATTCTTTGCAGCGCGATTTATGCAGGGCCGGGGGGAGATCAAAAGCAGCTGGCTGCGCCGCCACCACCGCCAAGCACCGATGCTCTAAGGGCGTTGTTTAAGGCACGGGGCTTGCGGGTTCCTGTCCACGCGAAATAA
- a CDS encoding extracellular solute-binding protein, which translates to MTKIRLIKLLALAATGLALVQGQAMAETVVNWAVWDFEKTAYYKPLIEAFEASHPDIKIEYTDLGSSEYNQMVMTQLTGGGDDLDIISIKDIPGYAQMVNTGRLMNLTELGVVPEDTSGFGGLIGALNVNDGVFGLPFRTDFWIVYYNKAPFDAAGLDYPTNDMTWAEFDDLARKVTQGFGQDKVYGSHLHTWRSTVQLPAIQSGETTLVSKDYSFLKPWYERAISLQNDGIIRSYSSLKTSQTHYSGPWFAGQIAMLPMGSWFIGTQIAKQATGESTVTDWGLVRFPHPEGVEAGATSGQVTSVGINVNSTKVDASKEFVSWIAGPEAASIIAGTGTIPALRDDSVIGKITSTPGFPADAESAVALTTTAAYLEMPVNLKAAEYELVLNRVHDEIMTDNISIDDGIKQINEDVADID; encoded by the coding sequence ATGACAAAGATTAGACTGATAAAATTACTTGCCCTTGCGGCCACCGGACTGGCCCTTGTTCAGGGGCAGGCGATGGCCGAGACGGTTGTGAACTGGGCGGTTTGGGACTTTGAGAAAACTGCCTATTACAAGCCGCTCATCGAGGCGTTTGAGGCGTCGCATCCCGATATCAAGATCGAATATACCGATCTTGGATCGTCTGAATATAATCAGATGGTGATGACCCAGTTGACTGGCGGTGGGGATGATCTCGACATCATCTCGATCAAGGACATTCCCGGTTACGCCCAGATGGTCAATACGGGTCGCTTGATGAACCTGACTGAACTCGGGGTTGTGCCTGAGGATACGTCGGGCTTTGGGGGGCTTATTGGAGCCCTCAATGTCAATGACGGGGTTTTCGGACTGCCTTTCCGTACGGATTTCTGGATCGTTTATTACAACAAGGCTCCGTTTGATGCCGCCGGTCTCGATTATCCGACGAACGACATGACCTGGGCTGAATTTGACGATCTGGCCCGCAAGGTTACCCAAGGGTTTGGGCAGGACAAGGTCTATGGCTCGCACCTGCATACCTGGCGTTCAACGGTTCAGCTTCCGGCCATTCAGAGCGGAGAAACCACACTTGTTTCCAAGGATTACAGCTTCTTAAAGCCTTGGTATGAGCGGGCAATCTCTTTGCAAAATGACGGGATCATCCGGTCTTATTCTTCGCTGAAAACATCTCAGACGCATTATTCGGGACCGTGGTTTGCCGGCCAGATTGCGATGCTGCCCATGGGCTCGTGGTTTATCGGTACACAGATTGCCAAGCAGGCTACCGGTGAATCAACGGTCACCGATTGGGGGCTTGTGCGTTTTCCGCATCCGGAAGGCGTAGAGGCGGGGGCTACATCAGGCCAGGTCACTTCGGTGGGGATCAACGTCAATTCCACCAAGGTTGATGCATCCAAGGAATTTGTCTCCTGGATCGCGGGTCCTGAAGCTGCCTCGATCATAGCCGGTACTGGCACAATTCCGGCCCTGCGCGATGATTCCGTGATCGGTAAAATCACCTCTACACCGGGTTTTCCTGCTGACGCTGAGAGTGCTGTCGCCCTGACGACTACGGCGGCCTATCTTGAAATGCCGGTTAATCTGAAAGCGGCAGAATATGAGCTAGTGCTGAACCGCGTGCATGATGAAATCATGACCGATAATATTTCGATCGATGATGGCATCAAGCAGATCAATGAAGATGTCGCTGACATCGACTAA
- a CDS encoding BCCT family transporter, which translates to MTDTPNEPETDVPHPVETDFEIGQDNIRPFGFDIHNPVFVISSVSIIAFVLITLLFQGQATEFFGWLRPFLTSTFDWFFLSATNIFVLFCLFLIVSPMGKIRLGGKEARPEYGYLGWFAMLFAAGMGIGLMFFGVSEPMSHFASSMGGTALEAGVRTDWAPLGGAAGDAVAARDLGMAATIFHWGLHPWSIYAVVALSLAFFTFNNGLPLTLRSAFYPILGERVWGWPGHAIDIVAVFATLFGLATSLGFGTEQALAGFNHLFGWGTGNVAKVVLISVITALATISVIRGLDGGVKILSEINIGLAVLLLLFVIIVGPTVTILETIFAGGIAYARDLVPLANPFGREDDNFRQAWTAFYWAWWISWSPFVGMFIARVSRGRTVREFLTCVILIPMLASVVWMGAFGGTAVSQVIADGAAPVLGVAQELKLFVMLEQLPLAPITSLLGIILVLVFFVTSSDSGSLVIDTITAGGKTAAPVRQRVFWCIFEGVVAATLLLVGGASALTALQAMAVSTGFPFTIVLLAMCVSLYIGMRRYLKAMA; encoded by the coding sequence TTGACTGATACCCCAAACGAACCCGAAACGGATGTACCGCATCCGGTTGAAACCGACTTTGAAATCGGACAGGACAACATCAGGCCGTTCGGGTTTGATATTCACAATCCAGTTTTTGTGATTTCGAGTGTTTCCATCATAGCCTTTGTACTCATCACGCTGCTCTTTCAGGGACAAGCGACAGAGTTTTTTGGCTGGTTACGCCCTTTTCTGACATCCACGTTCGATTGGTTCTTCCTCAGTGCAACCAATATTTTTGTGCTGTTCTGCTTGTTTCTCATCGTTTCACCGATGGGCAAAATTCGCCTTGGTGGCAAGGAAGCGCGCCCTGAATATGGATATCTGGGCTGGTTCGCCATGCTTTTTGCCGCGGGCATGGGCATTGGGCTTATGTTTTTCGGTGTGTCCGAACCGATGTCGCATTTCGCTTCATCCATGGGCGGCACGGCGCTTGAGGCTGGTGTCCGCACAGATTGGGCGCCCCTCGGCGGCGCAGCCGGCGATGCTGTTGCCGCGCGCGATCTGGGCATGGCTGCAACCATTTTCCATTGGGGCCTGCACCCCTGGTCAATTTATGCTGTGGTCGCCCTTTCGCTTGCATTCTTCACCTTCAACAATGGTTTGCCGCTGACCTTGCGGTCTGCATTCTATCCCATTCTTGGAGAACGCGTTTGGGGCTGGCCGGGTCACGCTATCGATATTGTTGCCGTGTTCGCCACCCTGTTCGGTCTCGCCACCTCACTCGGGTTCGGAACGGAGCAAGCGCTGGCCGGTTTCAACCATCTCTTTGGTTGGGGCACTGGCAACGTCGCCAAGGTTGTACTCATTTCCGTGATCACGGCCCTGGCCACTATCTCGGTTATCCGTGGTCTGGACGGCGGCGTCAAAATACTCTCGGAAATCAATATCGGCCTTGCCGTATTGCTGTTGCTGTTCGTCATCATCGTGGGACCAACCGTCACCATTCTCGAGACGATTTTTGCCGGTGGCATTGCCTATGCGCGCGATTTGGTACCGCTCGCCAATCCATTTGGACGCGAAGACGATAACTTCCGTCAGGCCTGGACGGCGTTTTACTGGGCGTGGTGGATTTCCTGGTCACCTTTTGTCGGCATGTTCATCGCACGGGTTTCGCGCGGTCGCACCGTGCGCGAATTTTTGACCTGCGTAATCCTCATCCCCATGCTGGCGAGCGTCGTATGGATGGGTGCTTTTGGCGGCACTGCCGTATCGCAAGTCATCGCCGACGGCGCGGCTCCCGTGCTGGGCGTCGCACAGGAACTCAAGCTTTTTGTAATGCTTGAACAACTGCCGCTCGCTCCGATAACCTCGCTGCTCGGCATCATTCTGGTGCTCGTGTTCTTCGTGACCTCATCCGATTCCGGCTCGCTGGTCATCGACACAATCACTGCAGGCGGCAAGACCGCCGCACCGGTGCGGCAGCGCGTTTTCTGGTGCATCTTTGAAGGTGTGGTTGCTGCAACGCTATTGCTCGTCGGTGGCGCCAGTGCGCTCACGGCGCTGCAAGCGATGGCAGTTTCAACGGGCTTCCCCTTCACCATCGTACTTTTGGCGATGTGCGTCAGCCTGTATATCGGCATGCGAAGATATCTGAAGGCAATGGCTTGA
- a CDS encoding YesL family protein has translation MNWLYNFYFREGPGIPKDAPRPTGWRLLATTFGREWWELLKLNLLFVAVALPLVTLPAAYFAMTAVTVSMLEDRNVYLWRDFWTASRTRWRQSSLMGFGLIGAMMLAGFAVRAYALAAQGNLLFTGPLAIAVCALVLLPLFGMHVFTAMALVPKTPLGAVMKAAAIGLLARPLPGLMMCVPISLLWLAHILFYPASAFLPVLINFSLGALLTGFAVLKGVRFGLSHSQIRASDPPGEPDVLSA, from the coding sequence ATGAACTGGCTTTATAATTTCTATTTCCGCGAAGGGCCGGGCATCCCCAAGGATGCCCCGCGTCCGACTGGCTGGCGCTTGCTGGCCACGACGTTTGGGCGGGAGTGGTGGGAATTGTTGAAGCTCAATCTGCTTTTCGTCGCTGTTGCCTTGCCGCTTGTCACTTTGCCCGCCGCGTATTTTGCGATGACGGCGGTGACGGTATCGATGCTGGAAGACCGCAATGTCTATTTGTGGCGCGATTTCTGGACCGCGTCTCGAACGCGGTGGCGTCAGAGCAGCCTCATGGGGTTCGGGCTGATTGGTGCGATGATGCTGGCGGGGTTTGCCGTGCGTGCTTATGCGTTGGCGGCGCAGGGCAATCTGTTGTTTACGGGGCCACTGGCCATCGCTGTTTGCGCGTTGGTGCTGTTGCCATTGTTCGGGATGCATGTGTTCACAGCCATGGCGCTGGTTCCGAAAACCCCGTTGGGTGCGGTGATGAAAGCTGCCGCCATCGGGCTGCTGGCGCGCCCCTTGCCCGGCCTGATGATGTGCGTACCCATCAGCCTGCTCTGGCTCGCCCACATACTTTTCTATCCGGCGTCGGCTTTTTTGCCGGTCCTGATCAATTTCTCCCTTGGCGCACTGCTCACGGGTTTTGCCGTGCTTAAGGGGGTTCGATTCGGTCTCTCGCATAGTCAAATTCGGGCATCAGACCCACCGGGAGAACCGGATGTTTTGTCTGCATAA